A genomic segment from Sphingopyxis sp. DBS4 encodes:
- a CDS encoding cytochrome P450 yields MTKPILPGEVSAAVVDPAAYGEWDALHEQLAWARANAPLAVAENPDHDPFWLVTRHADIMAIGRDPQRFASAIRPTVLTNREGEALARAATPGNDGHLIRSLVQMDAPDHMKYRLLTQSWFMPKNLKIVEERVRHHARAAVEHMLSLGGECDFARDVAAHYPLRVIMDILGVPAEDEPRMLMLTQQLFGSTDPELNRNKVEITSAEQAIAMLHYVIADFENYFRELTADRRANPREDIATVIANATIDGGRIPDRELAGYYMIVATAGHDTTSASTAGAIMELAKNPALFARFQDARAEKAGLIEEAIRWTTPVQHFMRSAKADVEIGGQTIREGDWLMLNYVSANRDEAIFDDPFGFDPDRAKNQQIAFGFGAHVCLGQHLARMEMRILMEELLPRLKSLELAGEPARVESVFVGGLKRLPIRFEAA; encoded by the coding sequence ATGACAAAACCTATATTGCCCGGAGAGGTATCCGCCGCCGTCGTCGACCCCGCCGCTTATGGCGAATGGGACGCGCTGCACGAACAGCTTGCCTGGGCGCGCGCCAACGCGCCGCTCGCGGTCGCCGAGAACCCCGATCACGACCCCTTCTGGCTGGTCACGCGCCACGCCGACATCATGGCGATCGGCCGCGACCCCCAGCGTTTCGCCAGCGCCATCCGCCCGACCGTGCTGACCAATCGCGAGGGCGAGGCGCTGGCGCGCGCCGCGACGCCGGGGAACGACGGCCACCTGATCCGCTCGCTGGTGCAGATGGATGCGCCTGATCACATGAAATACCGCTTGCTGACGCAGAGCTGGTTCATGCCCAAGAATCTGAAGATAGTCGAAGAGCGCGTCCGCCACCATGCGCGCGCCGCGGTCGAGCATATGTTGTCGCTGGGAGGCGAATGCGACTTTGCGCGCGACGTCGCGGCGCATTATCCGCTGCGCGTGATCATGGATATCCTCGGCGTTCCGGCCGAGGATGAGCCGCGGATGCTGATGCTGACGCAGCAGCTCTTCGGGTCGACCGACCCCGAACTCAACCGCAACAAGGTCGAAATAACGAGCGCCGAGCAGGCGATCGCGATGCTCCATTATGTCATTGCCGATTTCGAAAATTATTTCCGCGAGCTCACCGCCGACCGCCGCGCCAATCCGCGCGAGGACATTGCGACGGTAATCGCCAATGCGACGATCGACGGCGGCCGGATCCCCGACCGTGAGCTGGCGGGCTATTACATGATCGTCGCGACCGCCGGGCACGACACGACGAGCGCCTCGACCGCGGGCGCGATCATGGAACTGGCGAAGAATCCGGCGCTGTTCGCGCGCTTCCAGGACGCGAGGGCCGAGAAAGCGGGGCTGATCGAGGAGGCGATCCGCTGGACGACCCCGGTCCAGCATTTCATGCGCAGCGCGAAGGCCGATGTCGAGATCGGCGGGCAGACGATCCGCGAGGGCGACTGGCTGATGCTGAACTATGTCTCGGCGAACCGCGACGAAGCGATCTTCGATGACCCCTTCGGCTTCGATCCCGACCGCGCGAAGAACCAGCAGATCGCCTTCGGCTTCGGCGCGCATGTGTGTCTCGGCCAGCATCTCGCGCGGATGGAGATGCGGATATTGATGGAGGAATTGCTGCCGCGTCTGAAGAGCCTCGAACTCGCGGGCGAACCGGCGCGGGTCGAATCGGTGTTCGTCGGCGGGCTCAAGCGGTTGCCGATCCGGTTCGAGGCGGCGTAG
- a CDS encoding trypsin-like peptidase domain-containing protein encodes MRYVYGITSALLMGGTALALVTQSPVIAQVAQNESSEIAKAVPRAGAPESFADLVEQLQPAVVNISTKQEVTLGVRLDPFAGTREPVTQEQQGGGSGFLISDDGYIVTNNHVVTGGPRGDAVNQVAVTLTNGKEYKARIVGRDVASDLALLKIDATGLPFVKFGDSAKARVGDWVVAIGNPLGLGSTVTAGIISAVQRNLGGGGAYDRYIQTDTAINRGNSGGPLFDLKGNVVGINNMLISPVGANIGVNFAIPAEAAIPVINALRSGEKIERGYLGIGIAPIGEDLASALGLPKDRGEFVQRVEDDGAAAKAGIKRGDVVTKVNGKDVTPSQSLSYIVANTKPGTRIPIEVVRDGKTLTLNAVVGTRPPEEQLAGTTFDPEDEQAMPDDPKGSADTAIQNELGLAVQPLTPDIARAIGVDTGTKGLVIAAASSSSDAGRKGLRRGDVIVSANRASVTTSDALAKVIADAKKAGRDAVLLEILRRGGPSAFIAIRIKGG; translated from the coding sequence GTGCGTTATGTTTATGGCATCACTTCGGCCCTGCTGATGGGCGGCACGGCGCTGGCGCTCGTCACCCAGTCGCCGGTGATCGCGCAGGTTGCGCAGAACGAGAGCAGCGAGATCGCAAAGGCGGTGCCGCGCGCCGGCGCGCCCGAAAGCTTCGCCGACCTCGTCGAACAGCTTCAGCCCGCGGTGGTCAACATCTCGACCAAGCAGGAGGTGACGCTCGGCGTCCGGCTCGATCCGTTCGCGGGAACGCGCGAGCCGGTGACGCAAGAGCAGCAGGGCGGTGGCTCGGGCTTCCTGATCTCCGACGACGGCTATATCGTCACCAACAACCATGTCGTCACCGGCGGCCCGCGCGGCGACGCGGTGAATCAGGTCGCGGTAACGCTGACCAACGGCAAGGAATATAAGGCGCGCATCGTCGGCCGCGACGTCGCATCCGACCTCGCTCTGCTCAAGATCGACGCGACGGGGCTGCCCTTCGTCAAGTTCGGCGACAGCGCCAAGGCGCGCGTCGGCGACTGGGTGGTCGCGATCGGAAACCCGCTCGGCCTCGGCTCGACGGTGACCGCGGGCATCATCTCGGCGGTGCAGCGCAACCTCGGCGGCGGCGGCGCCTATGATCGCTATATCCAGACCGACACCGCGATCAATCGCGGCAATTCGGGCGGGCCGCTGTTCGACCTCAAGGGCAATGTCGTCGGCATCAACAATATGCTGATCTCGCCCGTCGGCGCGAACATCGGCGTCAATTTCGCGATCCCCGCCGAAGCGGCGATCCCGGTGATCAACGCGCTGAGGTCGGGCGAGAAGATCGAGCGCGGCTATCTCGGCATCGGCATCGCACCGATCGGCGAAGATCTGGCCTCGGCGCTCGGCCTGCCCAAGGACCGCGGCGAATTCGTCCAGCGCGTCGAGGACGACGGCGCGGCGGCGAAGGCCGGCATCAAGCGCGGCGACGTCGTGACCAAGGTCAACGGCAAGGACGTGACCCCGTCGCAGAGCCTGTCCTACATCGTCGCCAACACCAAGCCCGGCACGCGCATCCCGATCGAGGTGGTACGCGACGGCAAGACGCTGACCCTCAATGCGGTCGTCGGCACGCGCCCGCCCGAGGAACAGCTCGCGGGCACGACCTTCGACCCCGAGGACGAGCAGGCGATGCCCGACGATCCGAAGGGCAGCGCCGACACCGCGATCCAGAACGAACTCGGCCTTGCCGTGCAGCCGCTGACCCCTGACATCGCCCGCGCGATCGGGGTCGATACGGGCACCAAGGGCCTTGTGATCGCCGCCGCCTCGTCGAGCAGCGACGCCGGTCGCAAGGGCCTGCGCCGCGGCGACGTGATCGTCAGCGCCAACCGCGCGTCGGTGACGACCAGCGACGCGCTCGCCAAGGTCATCGCCGATGCGAAGAAGGCGGGCCGCGACGCGGTGCTGCTCGAAATCCTGCGCCGTGGCGGCCCCTCGGCCTTCATCGCGATCCGCATCAAGGGCGGCTGA
- the hflC gene encoding protease modulator HflC, which produces MFEGLFRHPLRLLVGTVALLVILSQTLAIVPEDKQALILRFGEIERTVNRYKPKESFGHSGAGLVLRVPFTDGIQYIDKRILGINMERQQVLSTDQQRLQVDAFARFRITNPVRMYTAIRTEERLQQQLATILGSSLRNELGKRTFATLLSPERGQVMDNIQIALNREANKYGAEIIDVRIKRADLPEGATLEAAYNRMRTAREQEAITIRAEGQKEAQIIRGNADGEAARIYAASFGKDPEFYDFYRAMQSYRQTFLGENNQGTTSVILSPDNEYLRHFKGG; this is translated from the coding sequence ATGTTCGAGGGCCTGTTCCGCCATCCGCTGCGCCTGCTCGTCGGCACCGTCGCGCTGCTCGTCATCCTGTCGCAGACGCTGGCGATCGTTCCCGAGGACAAGCAGGCGCTGATCCTGCGCTTCGGCGAGATCGAGCGCACGGTGAACCGCTATAAACCGAAGGAAAGCTTCGGCCATTCGGGCGCCGGGCTCGTCCTGCGCGTGCCCTTCACCGACGGCATCCAATATATCGACAAGCGCATCCTCGGCATCAACATGGAGCGGCAGCAGGTGCTGTCGACCGACCAGCAGCGGCTGCAGGTCGACGCCTTCGCGCGCTTTCGCATCACCAATCCGGTGCGCATGTACACCGCGATCCGCACCGAGGAGCGGCTGCAGCAGCAGCTCGCGACGATCCTCGGCTCGTCGCTGCGCAACGAGCTCGGCAAGCGCACCTTCGCAACCCTGCTGTCGCCCGAACGCGGGCAGGTGATGGACAATATCCAGATCGCGCTCAACCGCGAGGCCAATAAATATGGCGCCGAAATCATCGACGTCCGGATCAAACGCGCCGACCTGCCCGAAGGCGCGACGCTCGAGGCGGCCTATAACCGCATGCGCACCGCGCGCGAGCAGGAAGCGATCACGATCCGCGCCGAGGGGCAGAAGGAAGCGCAGATCATCCGCGGCAACGCCGACGGCGAAGCGGCGCGCATCTATGCCGCGAGCTTCGGCAAGGATCCCGAATTCTATGATTTCTACCGTGCGATGCAGAGCTATCGGCAGACCTTCCTGGGTGAAAACAACCAGGGCACGACATCGGTGATCCTGTCGCCCGACAATGAATATCTGCGGCATTTCAAGGGAGGCTGA
- a CDS encoding M1 family metallopeptidase: MKISTRLLLVSAVSALGLSACATQPGVAPPAPPVALMPAPTGAPLDASVPSQLPRIARPLHYDISVTPDAKALTFTGDAAIDLELYAPSATIVMNALDLDFADATLTGPDGKPIPLTAAIDATAQTVTFTAPAPIAPGTYRLATHYSGIINTQANGLFALDYPDKTSGADTRGLFTQFEAPDARRFVPSFDEPSYKATFSLSAIVPADDLAVSNMPVVNETPVEGGRKKVTFRISPKMSSYLLFFATGPFERLARKSESGAEVGIVSPKGSGEQARFALDSLAPLLTYYGDYFGQPYPLPKLDNVAGPGQSQFFGAMENWGAIFTFERILLDDPKITSEATRQDIYAVQAHEVAHQWFGDLVTMAWWDDLWLNEGFASWMETKASDHFHPDWQPLLGRVGGREAAMSLDAFATTHPIVQTIRTVEDSNQAFDAITYQKGEAVITMLEAYAGADKWRDGLRAYMAQHKYGNTRTDDLWNAVEAAGATGLTAIAHDFTGQPGIPLLRVGAIACAGGTTTVQVTQSEFSRDRKDSIDAEGRRWQVPVLARAGDGAVARQVITGGAGTLTLPGCGPVLINAGQAGYYRTLYSPAALAALRGRFASLAPIDQLGLLGDNFALAYAGYQPMGAALDLLAAAPEAANQKLTGDVAGRYEALYDLFDDQPAVQKQIAARGAAALAPAMRRLGFDARQGEPALDSVLRSDLIGALGAIGDATVLAEARRRFSLLDHDPAALDGALKSRWLGIVAAHAGAAEWDKLRAMAKGSKSAVERSTFYTLLGNAKDTALARRALDLALTDEPGKTTSAAIIGAVARNHAEMAVDFAQANQAAVDRLIDASARARFLAGLAASSTDPAMVAKLEAIAAPLPADVRKPYDKTIATLKERSVSRPRIKGEVSAWLKGK, translated from the coding sequence ATGAAAATTTCGACACGCCTTCTGCTCGTCAGCGCCGTCTCGGCGCTCGGCCTCTCCGCCTGCGCGACGCAGCCGGGGGTCGCGCCGCCCGCGCCACCTGTCGCGCTGATGCCGGCGCCGACCGGCGCGCCGCTCGATGCCAGCGTGCCGAGCCAGCTTCCGCGCATCGCGCGCCCGCTCCATTACGACATCAGCGTCACGCCCGATGCGAAGGCGCTCACCTTCACCGGCGACGCGGCCATCGATCTCGAACTCTATGCGCCCTCGGCGACGATCGTGATGAACGCGCTCGATCTCGATTTCGCGGACGCAACGCTGACCGGCCCTGACGGCAAGCCGATTCCGCTGACCGCCGCGATCGACGCCACGGCGCAGACAGTGACCTTCACCGCCCCCGCGCCGATCGCGCCGGGCACCTATCGCCTCGCGACTCATTATAGCGGCATCATCAATACTCAAGCGAACGGCCTTTTCGCGCTCGATTATCCCGACAAGACGAGCGGCGCCGACACGCGCGGGCTGTTCACCCAGTTCGAGGCGCCCGACGCACGCCGCTTCGTCCCGAGCTTCGACGAACCGAGCTACAAGGCGACCTTCAGCCTGTCGGCGATCGTCCCGGCCGACGACCTCGCGGTGAGCAACATGCCCGTGGTGAACGAAACGCCGGTCGAGGGCGGCCGCAAGAAGGTGACCTTCCGGATTTCGCCGAAAATGTCGTCCTATCTCCTCTTCTTCGCGACCGGCCCGTTCGAGCGGCTCGCCAGGAAAAGCGAAAGCGGTGCCGAGGTCGGCATCGTCTCGCCCAAGGGGTCGGGCGAACAGGCGCGCTTCGCGCTCGACAGCCTCGCGCCGCTGCTCACCTATTATGGCGACTATTTCGGCCAACCCTATCCGCTGCCCAAGCTCGACAATGTCGCGGGGCCCGGCCAGTCGCAATTCTTCGGCGCGATGGAGAATTGGGGCGCGATCTTCACCTTCGAGCGCATCCTGCTCGACGATCCAAAGATCACCAGCGAAGCGACGCGGCAGGACATCTATGCCGTTCAGGCGCACGAGGTCGCGCACCAATGGTTCGGCGATCTCGTCACCATGGCGTGGTGGGACGATCTGTGGCTCAACGAAGGCTTCGCGAGCTGGATGGAAACCAAGGCAAGCGACCATTTCCACCCCGACTGGCAGCCCTTGCTCGGCCGCGTCGGCGGGCGCGAGGCTGCGATGAGTCTCGATGCTTTTGCAACGACGCACCCGATCGTCCAGACCATTCGCACCGTCGAGGATAGCAATCAGGCGTTCGACGCGATCACCTATCAGAAGGGCGAAGCGGTGATCACGATGCTCGAGGCCTATGCCGGGGCCGACAAGTGGCGCGACGGGCTGCGCGCCTATATGGCGCAGCATAAATATGGCAACACGCGCACCGACGATCTGTGGAACGCGGTCGAGGCGGCGGGCGCGACGGGGCTGACCGCGATCGCCCACGATTTCACGGGCCAGCCGGGCATCCCGCTGCTGCGCGTCGGCGCCATCGCCTGCGCGGGCGGAACCACGACCGTCCAGGTCACGCAAAGCGAATTTTCGCGCGACCGCAAGGACAGCATCGATGCCGAGGGGCGCCGCTGGCAGGTGCCGGTGCTGGCGCGCGCCGGTGACGGCGCGGTGGCGCGGCAGGTGATCACGGGCGGCGCGGGGACGCTGACCCTGCCCGGCTGCGGGCCGGTGCTAATCAACGCGGGACAGGCGGGCTATTATCGCACCCTCTATTCGCCCGCCGCGCTCGCCGCGCTGCGCGGCCGCTTCGCCAGCCTCGCGCCGATCGACCAGCTCGGGCTGCTCGGCGACAATTTCGCGCTCGCTTATGCGGGCTATCAGCCGATGGGCGCGGCGCTCGACCTGCTCGCCGCGGCGCCGGAGGCAGCGAACCAGAAGCTGACCGGCGACGTCGCGGGCCGTTATGAAGCGCTCTACGACCTCTTCGACGACCAGCCGGCGGTGCAGAAGCAGATCGCGGCGCGCGGCGCCGCGGCGCTTGCGCCGGCGATGCGACGGCTCGGATTCGACGCGCGGCAGGGCGAACCCGCGCTCGACAGCGTGCTGCGTTCCGATTTGATCGGCGCACTGGGGGCGATCGGCGACGCCACGGTGCTTGCAGAGGCACGCCGTCGCTTCTCCTTGCTCGACCACGATCCAGCGGCGCTCGACGGAGCGCTCAAATCGCGCTGGCTCGGCATCGTCGCGGCCCATGCGGGCGCGGCCGAGTGGGACAAGCTGCGCGCCATGGCGAAGGGTTCGAAATCGGCGGTCGAACGCAGCACTTTCTATACGCTGCTCGGCAACGCCAAGGACACGGCGCTCGCCAGGCGCGCGCTCGACCTCGCGCTGACCGACGAGCCGGGCAAGACGACGAGCGCCGCGATCATCGGCGCGGTCGCCCGGAATCACGCCGAAATGGCGGTCGATTTCGCGCAGGCCAACCAGGCCGCGGTCGACCGGCTGATCGACGCCTCGGCGCGGGCGCGCTTCCTCGCCGGGCTCGCCGCTTCCTCGACCGATCCGGCGATGGTCGCCAAGCTGGAGGCAATCGCGGCACCGCTGCCCGCCGACGTCCGCAAGCCCTATGACAAGACGATCGCGACCCTCAAGGAACGCAGCGTCAGCCGCCCGCGGATCAAGGGCGAGGTCAGCGCCTGGCTGAAGGGGAAATAG
- a CDS encoding VOC family protein has translation MIGYVTLGTNDLARAAVFYDAIAGELGVPRMMDYDGFIAWGKEGGGAGIGLTRPFDGQAATVGNGVMVALEAKDKEQVHRLYDIALANGGTCEGPPGPRGEGFYAGYFRDPDGNKLNAFIMG, from the coding sequence ATGATCGGATATGTGACGCTGGGCACCAACGACCTCGCCAGGGCGGCGGTCTTCTATGACGCGATCGCCGGCGAACTGGGCGTGCCGCGGATGATGGACTATGACGGCTTCATCGCCTGGGGCAAGGAAGGCGGCGGCGCCGGCATCGGCCTCACCCGCCCGTTCGACGGCCAGGCGGCGACCGTGGGCAACGGCGTGATGGTCGCGCTCGAGGCGAAGGACAAGGAGCAGGTCCACCGCCTCTACGACATTGCGCTCGCCAACGGCGGCACCTGCGAAGGTCCTCCGGGGCCGCGCGGCGAAGGCTTCTATGCCGGTTATTTCCGCGACCCCGACGGCAACAAGCTCAACGCCTTCATCATGGGGTGA
- a CDS encoding helicase HerA-like domain-containing protein, with protein MSDGSEATEIYIGLGGGGAPDGPRQSLVLKRANRHGLIAGATGTGKTVTLQGLAEGFSAVGVPVFVADVKGDLSGMAMAGSATAKTHEAFAKRAAEIGDTGWAYHDNPVIFWDLFGEQGHPIRTTISEMGPLLLARLMGLNEVQEGVLAIAFRVADEQNLLLLDLGDLQAMLAWCAENADELTTKYGNVSKATVGTIQRQLLTLETQGGDHFFGEPALDIQDMIRLDDNGRGYVNILAADKLMASPKLYATFLLWLLSEMFEALPEVGDPDKPKLVFFFDEAHLLFDDAPPALTDKIEQVVRLIRSKGVGVYFVTQNPIDVPEAVAGQLGNRVQHALRAFTPRDQKAVKAAADTFRPNPKVDVAREITELKVGEALVSLLMADGAPSPVERTLIKPPCSRAGPLDVKERAIIKSISPVADKYDTPVNRESAEELLAAKAEQAQAAAVEAKAQAEADKQAAIAAKEEAKRKAAEERVRLQQEKAAAREAAKPSMADKMIQSAARSAATSLGRQVAGKFGGQLMRGILGSLFK; from the coding sequence GTGAGCGACGGCAGCGAAGCGACCGAAATCTACATCGGACTTGGCGGTGGAGGGGCGCCCGACGGGCCGCGCCAATCGCTGGTGCTGAAGCGCGCGAACCGCCACGGGCTGATCGCCGGCGCGACCGGCACCGGAAAGACGGTGACGCTGCAAGGGCTGGCCGAGGGCTTTTCGGCGGTCGGCGTCCCGGTGTTCGTCGCCGACGTGAAGGGCGACCTGTCGGGCATGGCGATGGCGGGCAGCGCGACCGCGAAGACGCACGAGGCCTTTGCCAAGCGCGCGGCGGAAATCGGCGATACCGGCTGGGCCTATCACGACAATCCGGTGATCTTCTGGGATCTGTTCGGCGAACAGGGGCATCCGATCCGCACCACCATCTCCGAAATGGGGCCGCTGCTGCTCGCGCGACTGATGGGGCTCAACGAAGTGCAGGAAGGCGTGCTCGCGATCGCGTTCCGCGTCGCCGACGAGCAGAATCTGTTGCTCCTCGACCTCGGCGACCTGCAGGCGATGCTCGCCTGGTGTGCCGAGAATGCCGACGAGCTGACGACCAAATATGGCAATGTGTCGAAGGCCACGGTGGGGACGATCCAGCGCCAGCTCTTGACGCTCGAAACGCAGGGCGGCGACCATTTCTTCGGCGAACCCGCGCTCGACATCCAGGACATGATCCGTCTCGACGACAATGGCCGCGGCTATGTCAACATCCTCGCCGCCGACAAGCTGATGGCGAGCCCCAAGCTCTATGCGACCTTCCTACTCTGGCTCTTGAGCGAGATGTTCGAGGCGCTTCCCGAGGTCGGCGATCCCGATAAGCCGAAGCTCGTCTTCTTCTTCGACGAGGCGCATCTGCTCTTTGACGACGCGCCGCCCGCGCTGACCGACAAGATCGAGCAGGTCGTGCGCCTGATCCGCTCGAAGGGCGTCGGCGTCTATTTCGTGACCCAGAACCCGATCGACGTGCCCGAGGCGGTCGCGGGCCAGCTCGGCAACCGCGTCCAGCACGCGCTCCGCGCCTTCACCCCGCGCGACCAGAAGGCGGTGAAGGCCGCCGCCGACACCTTCCGTCCCAATCCCAAGGTCGATGTCGCGCGCGAAATCACCGAGCTCAAGGTCGGCGAAGCGCTTGTCTCGCTGCTGATGGCCGACGGCGCGCCGTCGCCGGTCGAACGCACGCTGATCAAGCCGCCCTGCTCGCGCGCCGGTCCGCTCGACGTCAAGGAGCGCGCGATCATCAAGTCGATCTCGCCCGTCGCCGACAAATATGACACGCCGGTCAACCGCGAGAGCGCCGAGGAACTGCTCGCCGCCAAGGCCGAGCAGGCACAAGCCGCCGCAGTCGAGGCGAAAGCGCAGGCCGAGGCCGACAAGCAGGCGGCGATCGCCGCGAAGGAAGAGGCGAAGCGCAAGGCGGCCGAGGAACGGGTACGACTGCAGCAGGAAAAGGCCGCGGCGCGCGAAGCCGCCAAACCCTCGATGGCCGACAAAATGATCCAGTCGGCGGCGCGCTCGGCGGCGACGAGCCTTGGCCGTCAGGTCGCGGGCAAGTTCGGCGGCCAGCTCATGCGCGGGATTTTGGGCAGCCTGTTCAAATAA
- the queF gene encoding preQ(1) synthase, whose product MSDSSHPPLAPKHLGQSSELPASPEAAALDYVPNPRPGDLYLVRFAAPEFTSLCPVTGQPDFAHLVIDYAPGETIVESKSLKLFLGSFRNHAGFHEDCTVGIGRRLFDEMRPKWLRIGGYWYPRGGIPIDVFWQSGAPPADLWLPDQGVAPYRGRG is encoded by the coding sequence ATGTCCGATTCCAGCCATCCCCCGCTCGCGCCGAAACATCTCGGCCAATCCAGCGAACTGCCTGCCTCGCCCGAGGCGGCGGCGCTCGACTATGTCCCCAATCCGCGCCCCGGCGATCTCTATCTCGTCCGCTTCGCCGCGCCCGAATTCACCTCGCTCTGCCCGGTGACCGGCCAGCCCGATTTCGCGCATCTCGTCATCGACTATGCGCCGGGCGAAACGATCGTCGAGTCGAAGAGCCTCAAGCTGTTCCTAGGCTCGTTCCGCAATCACGCGGGCTTCCACGAGGATTGCACCGTCGGCATCGGCCGCCGCCTGTTCGACGAGATGCGGCCGAAATGGCTGCGCATCGGCGGCTATTGGTATCCGCGCGGCGGCATTCCGATCGACGTCTTCTGGCAATCGGGTGCCCCGCCCGCGGACCTCTGGCTCCCCGATCAGGGCGTCGCCCCCTATCGCGGGCGCGGATAA
- the hflK gene encoding protease modulator HflK: MSNESDGRMAGRFPMGMRRFFHQISQMANSPWGNGPKGGKDGGKDDGGDRNGPRNPWVTPDPADPARGRKPRGPSALDELLRKGRGSFGGGGSGGGDGLNFGDSAKVWKWGIGALVVVWFVFSSFHIVPPEKEGVVTRLGSYSRTVGPGVKFTWPAPIERIRLEDVRAIRTMQIGSPNATDENFVLTRDQSIVDLAYEVRWSIRDPELYIFQLADPDGTLREVAESAMRATVANFDLVQAIGPGRVEIERQVQQRMQDLLDQYRAGITIQGIAIRQADPPSQVDEAFKEVTAARQKRESDINLARAYEQQILERARGDTAAFDKIYEQYKLAPGVTRKRLYYETMESVLSNIDKTIVEARGVTPYLPLNEIQRRANTAPEATAKGGQ; encoded by the coding sequence ATGAGCAACGAAAGTGACGGCAGGATGGCAGGCCGCTTCCCGATGGGAATGCGGCGATTTTTCCATCAGATCAGCCAGATGGCGAACAGCCCGTGGGGCAACGGCCCCAAGGGCGGGAAGGACGGCGGCAAGGATGACGGCGGCGACCGCAACGGCCCGCGCAATCCGTGGGTAACGCCCGATCCCGCCGACCCGGCACGCGGCCGCAAGCCGCGCGGCCCCTCGGCGCTCGACGAATTGCTGCGCAAGGGGCGCGGCAGCTTCGGGGGCGGCGGCTCGGGCGGCGGGGACGGCCTCAACTTCGGCGATTCGGCGAAGGTCTGGAAATGGGGCATCGGCGCGCTCGTCGTGGTCTGGTTCGTCTTTTCCTCCTTCCACATCGTGCCGCCCGAAAAGGAAGGCGTCGTCACCCGCCTCGGCAGCTATTCGCGCACCGTCGGGCCGGGGGTCAAATTCACCTGGCCGGCGCCGATCGAACGCATCCGCCTGGAGGATGTCCGCGCTATCCGCACGATGCAGATCGGCTCGCCCAATGCGACCGACGAGAATTTCGTGCTGACGCGCGACCAGAGCATCGTCGACCTCGCCTATGAGGTCCGCTGGTCGATCCGCGATCCCGAACTCTATATCTTCCAGCTTGCCGACCCCGACGGAACGCTTCGCGAGGTCGCCGAAAGCGCGATGCGCGCGACGGTGGCCAATTTCGACCTCGTCCAGGCGATCGGTCCCGGCCGCGTCGAGATCGAGCGACAGGTGCAGCAGCGGATGCAGGATCTGCTCGACCAGTATCGCGCCGGGATCACGATCCAGGGCATCGCGATCCGCCAGGCCGATCCGCCGAGCCAGGTCGACGAAGCGTTCAAGGAAGTGACCGCCGCGCGCCAGAAGCGCGAATCGGACATCAACCTCGCGCGCGCCTATGAGCAACAGATTCTGGAACGCGCGCGGGGCGATACCGCCGCGTTCGACAAGATCTACGAACAGTATAAGCTCGCGCCGGGCGTGACCCGCAAGCGGCTCTATTATGAAACGATGGAGAGCGTGTTGTCGAACATCGACAAGACGATCGTTGAGGCGCGCGGGGTGACCCCCTATCTGCCGCTGAACGAAATCCAGCGACGGGCGAATACGGCCCCCGAAGCCACCGCGAAGGGAGGCCAATGA
- a CDS encoding thioesterase family protein codes for MTAAALPHDHDIKVGPDAIDFMGHVNNAHYLSWVQDAVLAHWRKIAPPEAVAQHLWVALKHEITYRRPAFLDDQVIATVILEKVQGARAFYETIIKRGEDVLAEVKSSWCCIDAETLRPARLASDVIARFFPGEKV; via the coding sequence ATGACCGCCGCAGCCCTTCCCCACGACCATGACATCAAGGTCGGTCCCGACGCGATCGACTTCATGGGGCATGTCAACAATGCCCATTATCTGAGCTGGGTGCAGGATGCGGTGCTGGCGCACTGGCGCAAGATCGCGCCGCCCGAGGCGGTCGCGCAGCATCTGTGGGTCGCGCTGAAGCACGAGATCACCTATCGCCGCCCCGCCTTCCTCGACGATCAGGTCATTGCGACCGTCATCCTCGAAAAGGTGCAGGGCGCGCGCGCCTTCTACGAAACGATCATCAAGCGCGGCGAGGACGTGCTCGCCGAGGTCAAGTCGAGCTGGTGCTGCATCGACGCCGAAACGCTGCGCCCCGCACGGCTGGCCAGCGACGTGATCGCGCGCTTCTTTCCGGGCGAGAAGGTCTAG